From one Rosa rugosa chromosome 4, drRosRugo1.1, whole genome shotgun sequence genomic stretch:
- the LOC133743778 gene encoding MOB kinase activator-like 1B — MSLFGLGRNQRTFRPKKSAPSGSKGAQLRKHIDATLGSGNLREAVKLPTGEDLNEWLAVNTVDFFNQVNLLFGTLTEFCTPENCPTMTAGPKYEYRWADGVQIKKPIEVSAPKYVEYLMDWIESQLDDESIFPQKLGAPFPPNFREVVKTIFKRLFRVYAHIYHSHFQKIVSLKEEAHLNTCFKHFILFTCEFALIDKKELAPLQELIESIIVPY; from the exons ATGAGTCTCTTTGGTCTCGGCAG AAACCAGAGGACATTCCGCCCAAAAAAGAGCGCTCCTTCTGGGAGTAAG GGGGCTCAGCTGAGAAAGCACATTGACGCAACACTAGGCAGTGGGAACCTAAGAGAAGCAGTAAAGCTTCCAACTGGAGAAGATTTAAATGAGTGGCTTGCTGTCAACA CTGTGGATTTCTTCAACCAAGTCAACTTGTTATTTGGTACCCTCACAGAGTTCTGCACTCCAGAGAACTGTCCTACAATGACTGCAGGCCCCAA GTATGAGTATAGATGGGCAGATGGTGTACAAATTAAGAAACCTATTGAGGTTTCTGCTCCAAAATATGTTGAATATCTGATGGACTGGATTGAATCCCAACTTGATGATGAATCCATATTTCCTCAAAAGCTTG GCGCACCATTCCCCCCTAATTTCAGGGAGGTTGTGAAGACAATATTCAAAAGACTGTTCCGTGTATATGCTCACATATACCACTCTCATTTTCAGAAAATTGTGAGCCTTAAGGAGGAGGCCCATCTAAATACTTGCTTCAAGCATTTCATACTATTTACCTGT GAATTTGCGCTAATCGACAAGAAGGAGCTAGCTCCACTTCAAGAGCTTATAGAATCCATCATTGTTCCTTATTGA
- the LOC133744036 gene encoding uncharacterized protein LOC133744036, translating into MGSFKGHAVPGTLFLVVGLWHIWSALVRYVSDPKSFRVRVWNPVPGFDGRIKYLELYVIAVGAFIDLCIELLYSPHLKFFVNGVLNPAHMNDFEHSGMLLMFFIFGVIALLSQETRFLPLPEGALCLIAATAFSAEYLLFYFHSTTHKGLEGYYHIILVLLIGLCILSTVTGALLPTSFPVDLCNGIALTLQGIWFYQTAFTLYGPMMPDGCQLKEGMISCHSADNEVRGELLANFQFFSIVLGVLVAVVGAYGFIASRFGHSDLSRLHAVPVLVDDQMRGF; encoded by the exons ATGGGTTCTTTCAAGGGTCATGCTGTGCCAGGGACGTTGTTTCTTGTAGTTGGGTTGTGGCATATATGGAGCGCGTTGGTCAGATATGTATCCGACCCCAAGTCATTTCGGGTCCGGGTTTGGAATCCTGTGCCGGGTTTTGATGGGAGGATCAAGTACTTGGAGCTTTATGTTATAGCCGTTGGTGCTTTTATTGATCTGTGTATCGAGCTTTTGTATTCGCCCCATCTCAAGTTCTTTGTTAATGGAGTTTTGAACCCTGCTCACATGAATGATTTTGAGCACTCGGGGATGCTTCTTATGTTCTTTATCTTCGGTGTAATTGCTCTGCTCTCACAGGAGACAAG ATTTCTTCCATTGCCTGAAGGAGCTCTTTGTCTGATAGCTGCCACGGCATTCTCTGCAGAGTATCTCTTGTTCTACTTTCACTCAACAACTCATAAAGGCCTCGAGGGGTATTACCACATCATCCTTGTCCTTCTAATTGGGCTCTGTATATTATCAACTGTTACAGGAGCGCTCCTACCAACCAGCTTTCCAGTTGATTTATGCAATGGTATTGCCTTAACTCTCCAAGGCATCTGGTTTTATCAGACTGCATTCACCCTCTATGGTCCGATGATGCCAGATGGTTGTCAGTTGAAGGAAGGAATGATCTCATGTCATTCTGCAGACAATGAGGTCCGGGGAGAGTTACTTGCAAACTTCCAGTTCTTCTCCATAGTTCTTGGTGTACTTGTTGCAGTTGTGGGAGCATATGGTTTCATTGCTTCAAGATTTGGGCATTCAGATCTTAGCCGTTTGCATGCAGTACCTGTATTGGTTGACGATCAAATGAGGG GTTTCTAG